In one Rhizobium lentis genomic region, the following are encoded:
- a CDS encoding LLM class flavin-dependent oxidoreductase, producing the protein MTRQIRLNAFDMNCVGHQSPGLWRHPRDKSWTYKDLDYWVHLAKTLERGKFDGLFIADVLGVYDVLNGNVDAALRHSAQVPVNDPLQLIPTMSYETEHLGFGLTASLSFEHPYTFARRISTLDHLTKGRVGWNIVTSYLNSGALNIGQPAQTKHDDRYDLAEEYLEVCYKLWEGSWEDGAVVRDRETGIFTHPDKVHSIGHSGRHFNVPGIHLSEPSPQRTPVLYQAGASSRGKDFAGAHAECIFVASPSKAVLKRYVANVREAAERVGRNPREILAFNLQTVILGETDAEAQRKFNDYRKYASFEGALTLISGWTGIDFGQFGPDEVLRHRHTNAVQSAVETFTTIDPTKEWTVREMADWVGVGGFGPVFVGSPQTVADLMQEWIEDTDVDGFNLAYAVTPESFEDAVDLLVPELQKRGVYKTEYAKGTLREKLGGAGPRLVAPHPGVAYRNLFGEPARIAARG; encoded by the coding sequence ATGACCCGCCAGATCAGGCTCAACGCCTTCGACATGAACTGCGTCGGACACCAGTCGCCGGGGCTCTGGCGCCATCCGCGCGACAAGTCCTGGACCTACAAGGATCTCGACTATTGGGTGCATCTGGCAAAGACGCTGGAGCGCGGCAAGTTCGACGGGCTATTCATCGCCGATGTGCTCGGCGTCTACGATGTGCTGAACGGCAATGTTGATGCGGCATTGCGCCATTCCGCGCAGGTGCCGGTCAACGATCCGCTGCAGCTCATCCCGACCATGTCTTATGAGACCGAGCATCTCGGCTTCGGCCTGACCGCGTCGCTCTCCTTCGAGCATCCCTACACTTTCGCCCGCCGCATCTCGACGCTCGACCACCTGACCAAGGGCCGTGTCGGCTGGAACATCGTCACCTCCTACCTCAACAGCGGTGCGCTCAATATCGGTCAGCCGGCGCAGACGAAGCACGACGACCGCTACGATCTTGCCGAGGAATATCTGGAGGTCTGCTACAAGCTCTGGGAGGGAAGCTGGGAGGATGGCGCCGTCGTCCGCGACCGGGAAACCGGCATCTTCACCCATCCCGACAAAGTTCACTCCATCGGCCATTCCGGCAGGCATTTCAACGTGCCCGGCATTCACCTGAGTGAGCCCTCCCCGCAACGCACGCCGGTGCTCTATCAGGCCGGCGCCTCCAGCCGCGGCAAGGATTTCGCCGGCGCCCATGCCGAATGCATCTTTGTTGCGTCGCCCTCGAAGGCCGTACTGAAGCGTTATGTCGCCAATGTCCGCGAGGCGGCCGAGCGTGTCGGCCGCAATCCGCGCGAAATCCTCGCCTTCAACCTGCAGACCGTGATCCTCGGCGAGACGGATGCGGAGGCGCAACGGAAGTTCAACGACTACCGCAAATATGCCTCCTTCGAAGGCGCGCTGACGCTGATCTCGGGCTGGACCGGCATCGATTTCGGCCAGTTCGGACCGGATGAGGTGCTGCGGCATCGTCATACCAATGCCGTGCAATCGGCCGTCGAGACCTTCACGACAATCGATCCGACGAAGGAATGGACGGTGCGCGAAATGGCCGATTGGGTCGGCGTCGGCGGTTTCGGTCCTGTCTTCGTCGGCTCGCCGCAGACGGTCGCCGATCTGATGCAGGAATGGATCGAGGATACCGATGTCGATGGCTTCAACCTCGCCTATGCCGTAACGCCCGAGAGCTTCGAGGATGCCGTCGATCTGCTGGTGCCGGAACTGCAGAAGCGCGGCGTCTACAAGACCGAATATGCCAAAGGAACGCTGCGTGAGAAGCTTGGGGGAGCGGGCCCTCGGCTTGTCGCGCCGCATCCGGGTGTCGCCTATCGCAATCTCTTCGGCGAGCCCGCGCGTATCGCCGCCCGCGGCTGA
- a CDS encoding ABC transporter substrate-binding protein, with the protein MTIPEISRRALMKGTALLFASTALARQALAQAAPSGGRLVVAADSEPKNLNPAIVASNGVFFIASKVVEPLAEASFDGKDGLAPRLATSWEGSPDGLSVTFKLRDGVTWHDGKPFTSFDVAFSALKIWKPLQNLGRLVFANLEAVDTPDDYTAIFRFSKPTPFQLIRNALPVVTSVVAKHIFDGTDIATNAANNALVGTGPFKFAEHKPGEYYRLTRNENYWEKDQPKLDEIVYRVLPDREAAGAALEADEIQLAAFSAVPLADLDRISKIDGIKVISKGYEALTYQLVVEINHRRKELADLRVRQAIAHAIDKKFVVDTIFLGYAAASTGPVPKNAPEFYTSDVATYEFNPAAANDILDKAGYIKGPDGNRFSLKLRPAPYFNETRQFGDYLRQALAVIGINAEIVNADAAAHQKAVYTNHDFDLAVGPPVFRGDPAISTTILVQSGTPDGVPFSNQGGYANPELDKIIKQAAQTIDTGARTGLYRKFQQLVVADLPLINVAEWGFITVARDTVLNVSNNPRWAVSNWGDTALQS; encoded by the coding sequence ATGACCATTCCAGAAATCTCGCGGCGCGCGCTGATGAAGGGCACCGCTCTGCTGTTTGCCTCGACGGCGCTCGCCCGGCAAGCCCTTGCGCAGGCCGCGCCAAGCGGCGGCCGGCTGGTCGTTGCGGCCGATTCCGAGCCGAAGAACCTCAACCCCGCCATCGTCGCCTCGAACGGCGTCTTCTTCATCGCAAGCAAGGTGGTCGAGCCGCTCGCCGAAGCCTCGTTCGACGGCAAGGACGGGCTTGCGCCGCGCCTTGCCACCTCCTGGGAAGGTTCGCCCGACGGCCTCTCCGTCACCTTCAAGCTGCGCGACGGCGTCACCTGGCATGACGGCAAGCCGTTCACCTCGTTCGATGTCGCCTTCTCCGCGCTCAAGATCTGGAAGCCGCTGCAAAATCTCGGCCGTCTGGTCTTCGCCAATCTCGAAGCCGTCGATACGCCCGACGATTACACCGCCATCTTCCGCTTCTCCAAGCCGACGCCGTTCCAGCTCATCCGTAATGCGCTGCCTGTCGTAACCAGCGTCGTCGCCAAACATATTTTCGACGGCACCGATATCGCCACCAATGCAGCCAATAATGCACTGGTCGGCACCGGCCCGTTCAAATTCGCCGAACACAAGCCCGGCGAATATTATCGGCTGACACGCAATGAGAATTATTGGGAAAAGGATCAGCCGAAACTCGACGAGATCGTCTACCGCGTGCTGCCTGATCGCGAGGCGGCGGGAGCGGCGCTCGAAGCAGACGAAATCCAGCTTGCCGCCTTCTCGGCGGTGCCGCTCGCCGATCTCGACCGTATATCCAAGATCGACGGCATCAAGGTGATTTCCAAGGGCTACGAGGCCCTGACCTACCAGCTCGTCGTGGAGATCAATCACCGCCGCAAGGAACTCGCCGACCTCAGGGTGCGCCAGGCAATCGCCCATGCGATCGACAAGAAATTCGTGGTCGACACGATCTTCCTCGGTTATGCCGCCGCCTCGACCGGGCCGGTGCCGAAGAACGCACCGGAATTCTACACGTCCGATGTCGCGACCTATGAGTTCAACCCCGCGGCCGCCAACGATATCCTCGACAAGGCGGGTTACATCAAGGGGCCGGATGGCAACCGCTTCTCGCTGAAGCTCCGCCCCGCCCCCTATTTCAACGAGACCCGGCAATTCGGTGATTACCTTCGTCAGGCGCTCGCGGTGATCGGCATCAATGCCGAGATCGTCAATGCCGATGCGGCCGCGCACCAGAAGGCTGTTTATACGAATCACGATTTCGATCTCGCCGTCGGCCCACCGGTCTTCCGCGGCGATCCGGCAATCTCCACCACCATTCTCGTCCAATCAGGTACGCCCGATGGTGTGCCCTTCTCCAACCAGGGCGGTTATGCCAATCCGGAACTCGACAAGATCATCAAGCAGGCTGCGCAGACCATCGACACCGGTGCGCGCACCGGTCTCTACCGCAAGTTCCAACAGCTTGTAGTCGCCGACCTGCCGCTGATCAACGTCGCGGAATGGGGCTTCATCACCGTCGCGCGCGACACCGTGCTCAACGTCTCGAACAATCCGCGCTGGGCCGTCTCGAACTGGGGCGATACCGCGCTGCAATCATGA